CGGGAACAGATGGACTCCTGGGTACGACGGTACTCCTGATACTCCTGGCGGAGGGCATTAAATCGCGCCTCACTGAGCGAGCGAGCGTACAGGCCACGTGGGGGGGTGGACAAAGGTGGACTGACCGAGGGGAACAGGCCTGGCAGGGAGATTCAGATGGGAGGGTGGGGAAGGAGAGCATAGGGGGACAGAAAGACCAAGGAGAACAGTGAGGGGGCAGGAATAATCTTCATACTTGTCACAATATACAGTAATGGCATACATCTTGGGATAAggtcagacacacagatggtAGGTAGTGGTAGCAAACAAAATCTATAGCTTGGTTACAGGGTATATCCATGAAACACTCTTCTAACCTTTGCTACGAGGGTCCCGGAGGCCAGCAGTAGAGCAAGGGCGATATCTCCGCTCCCCTCTACCCTTTCCTACACCCTCCTGGGCATAATCTGTTTTTGTGGCCTCCAGGAATTCTGACTCCACAGCAAGATCAGTTGCATCCCATTCATAGCTCTCATCAACTGATGTGTTTCTCCTAAAGGCAGATGTACAAGAACAGGTGCAGGTAGCTTCACAATAAGAACGTGTAgcatttttcacaaatatgaTGATTTAACTCACGAAATGATGAATTAAGCAAGCAAGAAACTCATTCACTTGGTAAGTACAGATCAATGCACATTAAATGAGTGATTTTCTCATCCTGCAAGAAAAACGGAACTGAACTGTCAATAGCGCGCACTATTCCATGCCTTGTGTGAATCTCTCTCTTGGATTGACCGTGATGGTCGAAGAGAGCAGCCCCACCTTTTGGCTAGTCTCCTGCTTTGCAGCTCCATTTCGGCTTTGTGCATTTCTGATTCTTCAGTGGTCTCTGGGGAGCTGGGGAGGgtaggggtgagagagagggactggcGAAGGAAGGCGTGAGTGTACGAGggccccacactgcccctgcCACTGCTCTGACTAGCATAACTGGCCCTGCCCTCTTTCCCATCCCTGCAGTCCCTGATCTCCACCTCAGCCCCCTTTCCtgactccctctccctctgtcctccgcCTTCCGGTTCCCGGGGAGGGAATGGGGAGTGGTAGGGTGAGGGCCAACTGTAGCCCCGGGGTAAGAAGGCTCGTGGTGGGCCCCGCTTGGATTCGAGAGGTCTTGGGTACTCCACCCTCATCAATTGTCTGGGGAAGACCTGAAACTGGGAGGGGTCACGGGGGGCTGACTTATGCTGCACGGACCTCAGAGCCTCCTGGTAGGTCATGGGCCACCTGGATGAGTCAGGGAAAGCAGTAGCCTGCCGACGAGGGTCTGAAGATTGTCGCCTTGTGGAAGCTGAGGCTTCTGGGTGCCTCAGGGGCTCCATAGGTGGAGGTAAAGGTGCGAGACGAGGTGGAGTGACTGAAGACCTCTCTGGACAAGGAGGACTCTCGAGGCTTCTGGTACTCTGTGGTCGAAAGGTGGCTGATCCTCGCCAGAAGGGGCCTGGTCTAGAGGAGAAGGGATATGCTGAGGTCCGACCTAAGCTAAAAGACTTGATCCGGACATCTGGGTTTGGGAATTCATCCCGATAACACTTTTCAGAGACATAATTCCTGGGGCTCTCATAATGCTCCCATCTCTGTGACCCTAAGCTAATGGACTTCTTTAGGTGAGGTCTTGGAGGTCCCATGACAGAGAGGGTTCCACTTGGACCCAAACTTAATGACTTCTTCATGAAAGGCATAGGAGCCTGGTAGATCCTAGAAGATATTCTGTTAGTCCTATTGCCCTGAGTATCAAGTCTTTGGGATTGTTCCAAGGCAGGCTCCTGTCTACTTGTAAAACATTCAGGAGCTCTGGACAGGACATCGGCCACATCCTTAGCAGTATGGACTAATGTCTGACTGAGGTCTGTTCTTGCAAGCTGTGCCTCTAAACCTGATGATGGAGTCTTGTCGGGGAGTAGTGGTTGCAATTCCAAATGGTAACTCTGTTCTGTTTCACTTTCTGATCTCAGTGATcgtttgatgtttttgtttgaagcCCTAACCTTCAAGCCTCTTTCTCTTGTATCCAACACTGAGGAATGTCTACACTCTAGCCCTTCACTTGGCCCTGAATCTGCACTCTGGCTACCTAGAGGTCTGTCTTCAGCATTTTTGGGACTTGATTTTGTTTCAGAATCTTGAGTTTCCCAGTCTTTTGAAACCATATCAAGCTCACCTTGCAAAAGGTTTTCAGACCTCTCATCTATGCTTGGCCAGGCCGGGTCTGCGGCTTCATCAACGGGTTCATCCACACTCATCTCAATGAACCCAGGAAGACTCAAATACTCAAGAATTGCACTTGTCTGCAGAAGAGATATTTTGGAAGGCTGCATCACCAACCTAGGTTTCAGAGAGTCTGACATTCTGGCAACAGAGTAATTTGACTGGTCACTGTCGCTTTCATTTTCTAGAAGAGTTAAAGGGGACCCGTAACTGGGGCTACTGCTGTAAAGGCATTTGTCGCTCTTTCTCGAGCGTGCCCTAACACACTCTTTCTCAAACTCTGGGGACAGTAGAGGGCTACCGGTACTGTCTCtggtcttgctctctctctgtttatctttACCCCTTTCTGTGGATTTCCGGTGCTCATAAGGCAAGGTAGCACCCTCAGTATGGCTCTGCATTTCCTGCTCAACACTGCtgtccttccctccttccctctttgGAGGGTGGTGGGGAGAGGATTCATCGTGAGAGTGAGAAGGACTCAAGGCCCTCACTTTATCCATTTCAGCACAGTGTACGTTGCTTTCTCCTGCTGGCTCCAGTCCTGGATCAATCTTCCGGACATTATAATTGAGGGAGGACCTTGATACAAAAGCTCCTTGATCTGGACTGCTGACCCTCTCGTTGGCTCCCACAGAAAAGAAAGTGCCCTCAAGCCCCTCTCTTTGTGCCCTCCAGTCTTCTTCTGGCAGGGATCTCTCAGGATACCTTGTCTTAGTCCCACACAGACCCCCAGAAAGCAGGGGCAGGCTGTGAGTGGTtggggagaggagggacagGGATGTGCACTGAGTCACAGGGGAATGGGAACAGTCCACGATCACAGAGTCCCTCGTGGCTGCACCTGCTGGGGGTGAGCATGGCTGCTGCGACCTCTGTGTGATATTTTCCAGGGGGCTCTGCAATGGGACCAAGCTGGTTACAGATGTGACAGGGCTAATATCCCAATGGATgtaagaggaggaagaggtccTTCCCATGGGGCTACTGGTGTTTCCGAAGTAGCAGCCTCTCCTGTAGTCGGACATCCGCTGAGCCTGACCACTGATATGATGGGCTTTTTGACGAAGGGTGACATCTTGCAGCTTCCAAATGGGCTCCTCAGCCTGGGCCTTCCGCTCCCTCCTACTTCCTGTTGTATCTGCTTCTCGCACCCTCTGGCTGGCGGTATATCGCTCCAgttccctctccatctcttctcGCTCCCGTGCCAGCTGCAGGCACTTGCTCAGGTTGTCCCTCTCTCGCTCATGTTCCATCTGGGACACCAGGGTGCTGGTGTTGGTCAGCTGACTCTCACTCTCCAAGCTGGGttggagcctctctctctccgcctccctTGTTTTTCGGTTAAGGCTAGGGAACACGCCTTCTGGGTGGACAGACATGCGGTACTTCTTCAAAGGGTCATAGTCCCTCTTCTCGCTGCTGTCAGAGTAGAAGCTGGCCCTCTCTAGCAGAGCCTCAGAGCAGCCCTGCTCATCATCTGAGTAGAAGCAGCCATGACGGGAAAAGTTCCTGGCCATCGCCTTGACCCGCCCGGGAGAATGTGAGATTTTGCTGGGGCCGGGCAGGTCTACTGTGAGGACTGGGGAGGGGTTCTTCTTCTCTGCACTTTCGGAGTCTAGGGAATCCGATTTTGGAGAGCCCCTGTAAGACGCTctgctgctgcctgtgctgctgtcgccccctgctgaaCACTGTGGGAAGTCCTTCTTTAAGCTTATCTTGATGTTGCTGGGGGTGGAGCTCTTGTCGTAAGGCTGGACAATGAAGCGCCCGTCGGGCCCCCGGGAGATGGACTCCAAGGCAGAGGTTGGGGAAGACGTGCCCCCGAGGTGGCTCTCAAAGAGGGtgtagtggggtgggggtgaggagcTGGACAGGAGCTGCCGCCGCTGGTCCTGATATTCACTGCGGCTGGCCTTGTCGAAGGAGGAGCGGTCCGACTGGGAGGATGAAGAGTTGGGGAAGAAGGACAGGGGTGGGCACAGCTTCAGTTTCAGGACACTGTCGGGGCTGTCAGTAGGCGAGCCagctctgtgagagagagagagagagagagagagagaattttaaccatcctttatttccacagtCAACACATCAAAGGCATCACTTAAATCgaaacaaagaaataatgagagagagagagcgagcaagagagagagagaattctcAGCTGGATGTTTCTTTTCTGGCCTTTACACCTCAAACAATCAACCGACACACTAAATCCTATGTGTCTACATTTGCCTTAAACACTTTCTATGGAAGGCACATCACGGTTTTTCGGCATGGGAAAGCATGATGATTCAATGACTCatcaaaattaatatttgcatGGACTGGATCGGCatcaacatttcagaaaaatctCTTTGATTGCAATTCCTAAGAAAAGGAAGAATTCACAGATGTGATAATTTGTTAGGATATGGTCCCCAAAATGTCTCTCTATTCAGCgactcacaaaaacacaaaggaaagaaaaaactatGGGGTTCATGAGAGGAGCACAAGACAATGGagaaacacacaggacagaTGGTGGGCACTTACTCCGTAGGTGGGCTCTTCTGGAGGGCAGTGGGGAGATCTGAaaaggggggtagggggggaaaggtcatacaatggtgcaaatcaaacaaaatgaaaagatgaGATGCCAAAATAGGttcaaactgaaacaaaacaccacaaatggtcaaagggcaaaacaacagcACTCTATACAGATCCCTTCCTTATGTCCAGTCTCTGAGGGCCTTGCATCTGATACTCTTCAGCAAAGGAAACAAGTTTAATGATCATCTTTCACTGGCTAGACTGGCCCTCatggagtggaggaaaggaaaagATAGGATGAAAGTATACTTGTCAACACTATTGCATTTCAGATCCCTCTTTTCTCAGACACTCAAGATAATTCAACACATCACTCAGTGACAACAAGGTGTGGTTTCTCAATTTGTTCCAAAACATAAATTGACTTGGGTCTCCTATATGGCTTAACAAGATGTTGGCAAGTATGCACATTCATAATTAAGTGGATTTGAAGGTAATTGGGCATAGGTCTCAGCTTGCTTTGAGCATTGCATGCcacataaaaatgatcaaatggACTGCAGTCATCTAGACAGCCACCCAGATGCTCTGAGAgttgatttattgattaatcTTCTCTCTCTAAAAGTGTACATTAGGGTTCTCAACCCCACAGCATGGGGACCTGTGGGAAATAAAGTGGTGCACACAGACCAGGTGGCAGtaaggctgttttacagcagaAGAGCATTTACCATCCCTCCTTTTCCTGCGCCGCTGGTCTCTCCTGTGGCTCATGATACAGGCCGTCAACAGGGAGAGGATGATGGccacaaacaggaaacacactcCACCCACCACACCAGCCAATAGCGGCTCAGGGACAAACTCCAAGAGGCTTGTTCGAACTGGATATACTTCCATGCCtgcaatgacatcacagcgtACCTTTCATTGCTCTGCAGAGCCTGAAGAACTTACTAACACTATAAGTAATGGTTATACTTAGTCTACCATGCAACATTTTTCTAGTTACATtcacagtgaaaacaaaatggaaataaatatacatgGGTCCACTCTCAAGCTGCTTTTATGATAACGACACCTTTGAAAGTTATGCTAACAGCAATAATGATGATAGCATGAATTGCTAGAGATGTTAATAGCTCTAGATGTGGTGATGTGCTGTCAAGCTTAACAGCTGCTCAGCTATGGAAATATGCCCTTTGGTTGTCAGACAGGGTTCTCAAAGACAAGTGAGGAGGAGCCATTTACCAACCTGCTGTGGAGATGTTGACTGACTCACTAGGCTCACTGACCAGCCTGTTTCTGCGAGACAGCATCCGTAGCTCATAGACAGTGTCCTgtggagtggtggtggtggtggggggggggggttgggaattGCCGGTGACATCAGTTGAACAGCACATAGCTCAACATTTTGTGAAAGGAGAGTTGTGGACTATAAACAAATCAACTgcagcaaaaatgttttcagtaaatTAGCCAACTGAAGGAGAGGCCTTGATGATGCTATTTGACTTTGCAGATGCTCATAGTCAAATTTTCCTGAAAGCAAATGTGTCAGCGCTCCTTGTTCGATAATAAAACAGTGCTATCCCAAGTGAGAATTGAACTTACCACCTTCAGGTTTACAATATAGTGCTATAACTTCAAGTATACTCAATGAATTTACACACTGTGCTAAGTAACAACATGGTCATCTATAAGCTAATACATTATATGCACCAAAAGAAAGTGACAAATATTCTGAAGGATTTCAATTTATGAGGCACACAGaagcaaacaaatgcaaaaatgaactgTGCTGTCTGGACAGCAGTCTTGACCACCCACCTTTAGTAATCCTTCCACCAGTATCTCAGTTTTGTTGGCCCCAATGGCCCCATTGAGAATTGACCACTCCCCCCTTTCACGGCGTGCTTGGAGCACAAAGGCAGTGATGGGCGGAGACTTAGACAGGGGCAGTTCCCATGTCAGCACAATCCCCTCTGAGCTCCTATTGGCAGATAGCGATGATGGTGGGGCCAGTTTAGGTATCGTTGTTACAATCATAGGCGGATCTGTTGGGGGAACTGGTAATAGAGATAAAAAGGGTGGG
This region of Anguilla rostrata isolate EN2019 chromosome 8, ASM1855537v3, whole genome shotgun sequence genomic DNA includes:
- the igsf9b gene encoding uncharacterized protein igsf9b isoform X2 translates to MGLDRLRLLCVTAAAALCLLRTSQGSESLVRARVGGAAELGCSLAPPSSGATTPRLFPLHVVEWVRLGYNVPILIKFGVYSPRVHPSYRGRVSLTRGASLLVEGLRLDDEGWFECRILLLDRTTDEFRNGTWTFLSITAPPVFFKTPPPFLEALQGSAVSLTCGAHGNPQPTVTWQKDDAPIEKQDNVKVLNGTLSLATVTREMGGMYKCHASNSEGNLSHSTQLLIKGPPIIIIPPEDVTLNMSQDGILQCQAEAYPTNLTYMWQKQGENVHHIESLKTRVKILVDGTLLIPRLLPEDAGNYTCMPTNGLLTPPTASAYLTVKHPAQVVRMPRETYLPTGMGGVITCPVRAEPPMLFVNWTKDGDNLDLNMFPGWMVNSEGSVFIATANDDAVGMYTCTAYNSYGTMGQSEPTKVVLEDPPSFQVSPRAEYLQEVGRDLVIPCQGRGDPSPNVTWSKVGLLPRSPYTVAANGSLVLRPLKKDHQGAWECHVTNRVATISTSTIVLVLGTSPHAVSSVSVIPEMNQANVSWEPGFDGGYTQKFSVWLRQASRGKHEWTSLLVPTSKSHLLVTGLLPGTSYQFSILPQNKLGSGPFSEITTIRTLVPPTDPPMIVTTIPKLAPPSSLSANRSSEGIVLTWELPLSKSPPITAFVLQARRERGEWSILNGAIGANKTEILVEGLLKDTVYELRMLSRRNRLVSEPSESVNISTAGMEVYPVRTSLLEFVPEPLLAGVVGGVCFLFVAIILSLLTACIMSHRRDQRRRKRRDDLPTALQKSPPTEAGSPTDSPDSVLKLKLCPPLSFFPNSSSSQSDRSSFDKASRSEYQDQRRQLLSSSSPPPHYTLFESHLGGTSSPTSALESISRGPDGRFIVQPYDKSSTPSNIKISLKKDFPQCSAGGDSSTGSSRASYRGSPKSDSLDSESAEKKNPSPVLTVDLPGPSKISHSPGRVKAMARNFSRHGCFYSDDEQGCSEALLERASFYSDSSEKRDYDPLKKYRMSVHPEGVFPSLNRKTREAERERLQPSLESESQLTNTSTLVSQMEHERERDNLSKCLQLAREREEMERELERYTASQRVREADTTGSRRERKAQAEEPIWKLQDVTLRQKAHHISGQAQRMSDYRRGCYFGNTSSPMGRTSSSSYIHWDISPVTSVTSLVPLQSPLENITQRSQQPCSPPAGAATRDSVIVDCSHSPVTQCTSLSLLSPTTHSLPLLSGGLCGTKTRYPERSLPEEDWRAQREGLEGTFFSVGANERVSSPDQGAFVSRSSLNYNVRKIDPGLEPAGESNVHCAEMDKVRALSPSHSHDESSPHHPPKREGGKDSSVEQEMQSHTEGATLPYEHRKSTERGKDKQRESKTRDSTGSPLLSPEFEKECVRARSRKSDKCLYSSSPSYGSPLTLLENESDSDQSNYSVARMSDSLKPRLVMQPSKISLLQTSAILEYLSLPGFIEMSVDEPVDEAADPAWPSIDERSENLLQGELDMVSKDWETQDSETKSSPKNAEDRPLGSQSADSGPSEGLECRHSSVLDTRERGLKVRASNKNIKRSLRSESETEQSYHLELQPLLPDKTPSSGLEAQLARTDLSQTLVHTAKDVADVLSRAPECFTSRQEPALEQSQRLDTQGNRTNRISSRIYQAPMPFMKKSLSLGPSGTLSVMGPPRPHLKKSISLGSQRWEHYESPRNYVSEKCYRDEFPNPDVRIKSFSLGRTSAYPFSSRPGPFWRGSATFRPQSTRSLESPPCPERSSVTPPRLAPLPPPMEPLRHPEASASTRRQSSDPRRQATAFPDSSRWPMTYQEALRSVQHKSAPRDPSQFQVFPRQLMRVEYPRPLESKRGPPRAFLPRGYSWPSPYHSPFPPREPEGGGQRERESGKGAEVEIRDCRDGKEGRASYASQSSGRGSVGPSYTHAFLRQSLSLTPTLPSSPETTEESEMHKAEMELQSRRLAKRRNTSVDESYEWDATDLAVESEFLEATKTDYAQEGVGKGRGERRYRPCSTAGLRDPRSKEPSKGGAK
- the igsf9b gene encoding uncharacterized protein igsf9b isoform X3, which codes for MGLDRLRLLCVTAAAALCLLRTSQGSESLVRARVGGAAELGCSLAPPSSGATTPRLFPLHVVEWVRLGYNVPILIKFGVYSPRVHPSYRGRVSLTRGASLLVEGLRLDDEGWFECRILLLDRTTDEFRNGTWTFLSITAPPVFFKTPPPFLEALQGSAVSLTCGAHGNPQPTVTWQKDDAPIEKQDNVKVLNGTLSLATVTREMGGMYKCHASNSEGNLSHSTQLLIKGPPIIIIPPEDVTLNMSQDGILQCQAEAYPTNLTYMWQKQGENVHHIESLKTRVKILVDGTLLIPRLLPEDAGNYTCMPTNGLLTPPTASAYLTVKHPAQVVRMPRETYLPTGMGGVITCPVRAEPPMLFVNWTKDGDNLDLNMFPGWMVNSEGSVFIATANDDAVGMYTCTAYNSYGTMGQSEPTKVVLEDPPSFQVSPRAEYLQEVGRDLVIPCQGRGDPSPNVTWSKVGLLPRSPYTVAANGSLVLRPLKKDHQGAWECHVTNRVATISTSTIVLVLGTSPHAVSSVSVIPEMNQANVSWEPGFDGGYTQKFSVWLRQASRGKHEWTSLLVPTSKSHLLVTGLLPGTSYQFSILPQNKLGSGPFSEITTIRTLVPPTDPPMIVTTIPKLAPPSSLSANRSSEGIVLTWELPLSKSPPITAFVLQARRERGEWSILNGAIGANKTEILVEGLLKDTVYELRMLSRRNRLVSEPSESVNISTAGMEVYPVRTSLLEFVPEPLLAGVVGGVCFLFVAIILSLLTACIMSHRRDQRRRKRRDDLPTALQKSPPTEAGSPTDSPDSVLKLKLCPPLSFFPNSSSSQSDRSSFDKASRSEYQDQRRQLLSSSSPPPHYTLFESHLGGTSSPTSALESISRGPDGRFIVQPYDKSSTPSNIKISLKKDFPQCSAGGDSSTGSSRASYRGSPKSDSLDSESAEKKNPSPVLTVDLPGPSKISHSPGRVKAMARNFSRHGCFYSDDEQGCSEALLERASFYSDSSEKRDYDPLKKYRMSVHPEGVFPSLNRKTREAERERLQPSLESESQLTNTSTLVSQMEHERERDNLSKCLQLAREREEMERELERYTASQRVREADTTGSRRERKAQAEEPIWKLQDVTLRQKAHHISGQAQRMSDYRRGCYFGNTSSPMGRTSSSSYIHWDISPVTSVTSLVPLQSPLENITQRSQQPCSPPAGAATRDSVIVDCSHSPVTQCTSLSLLSPTTHSLPLLSGGLCGTKTRYPERSLPEEDWRAQREGLEGTFFSVGANERVSSPDQGAFVSRSSLNYNVRKIDPGLEPAGESNVHCAEMDKVRALSPSHSHDESSPHHPPKREGGKDSSVEQEMQSHTEGATLPYEHRKSTERGKDKQRESKTRDSTGSPLLSPEFEKECVRARSRKSDKCLYSSSPSYGSPLTLLENESDSDQSNYSVARMSDSLKPRLVMQPSKISLLQTSAILEYLSLPGFIEMSVDEPVDEAADPAWPSIDERSENLLQGELDMVSKDWETQDSETKSSPKNAEDRPLGSQSADSGPSEGLECRHSSVLDTRERGLKVRASNKNIKRSLRSESETEQSYHLELQPLLPDKTPSSGLEAQLARTDLSQTLVHTAKDVADVLSRAPECFTSRQEPALEQSQRLDTQGNRTNRISSRIYQAPMPFMKKSLSLGPSGTLSVMGPPRPHLKKSISLGSQRWEHYESPRNYVSEKCYRDEFPNPDVRIKSFSLGRTSAYPFSSRPGPFWRGSATFRPQSTRSLESPPCPERSSVTPPRLAPLPPPMEPLRHPEASASTRRQSSDPRRQATAFPDSSRWPMTYQEALRRNTSVDESYEWDATDLAVESEFLEATKTDYAQEGVGKGRGERRYRPCSTAGLRDPRSKGLFPSVSPPLSTPPRGLYARSLSEARFNALRQEYQEYRRTQESICSRDPCLSPDPDLDPNTALL
- the igsf9b gene encoding protein turtle homolog A isoform X1, whose translation is MGLDRLRLLCVTAAAALCLLRTSQGSESLVRARVGGAAELGCSLAPPSSGATTPRLFPLHVVEWVRLGYNVPILIKFGVYSPRVHPSYRGRVSLTRGASLLVEGLRLDDEGWFECRILLLDRTTDEFRNGTWTFLSITAPPVFFKTPPPFLEALQGSAVSLTCGAHGNPQPTVTWQKDDAPIEKQDNVKVLNGTLSLATVTREMGGMYKCHASNSEGNLSHSTQLLIKGPPIIIIPPEDVTLNMSQDGILQCQAEAYPTNLTYMWQKQGENVHHIESLKTRVKILVDGTLLIPRLLPEDAGNYTCMPTNGLLTPPTASAYLTVKHPAQVVRMPRETYLPTGMGGVITCPVRAEPPMLFVNWTKDGDNLDLNMFPGWMVNSEGSVFIATANDDAVGMYTCTAYNSYGTMGQSEPTKVVLEDPPSFQVSPRAEYLQEVGRDLVIPCQGRGDPSPNVTWSKVGLLPRSPYTVAANGSLVLRPLKKDHQGAWECHVTNRVATISTSTIVLVLGTSPHAVSSVSVIPEMNQANVSWEPGFDGGYTQKFSVWLRQASRGKHEWTSLLVPTSKSHLLVTGLLPGTSYQFSILPQNKLGSGPFSEITTIRTLVPPTDPPMIVTTIPKLAPPSSLSANRSSEGIVLTWELPLSKSPPITAFVLQARRERGEWSILNGAIGANKTEILVEGLLKDTVYELRMLSRRNRLVSEPSESVNISTAGMEVYPVRTSLLEFVPEPLLAGVVGGVCFLFVAIILSLLTACIMSHRRDQRRRKRRDDLPTALQKSPPTEAGSPTDSPDSVLKLKLCPPLSFFPNSSSSQSDRSSFDKASRSEYQDQRRQLLSSSSPPPHYTLFESHLGGTSSPTSALESISRGPDGRFIVQPYDKSSTPSNIKISLKKDFPQCSAGGDSSTGSSRASYRGSPKSDSLDSESAEKKNPSPVLTVDLPGPSKISHSPGRVKAMARNFSRHGCFYSDDEQGCSEALLERASFYSDSSEKRDYDPLKKYRMSVHPEGVFPSLNRKTREAERERLQPSLESESQLTNTSTLVSQMEHERERDNLSKCLQLAREREEMERELERYTASQRVREADTTGSRRERKAQAEEPIWKLQDVTLRQKAHHISGQAQRMSDYRRGCYFGNTSSPMGRTSSSSYIHWDISPVTSVTSLVPLQSPLENITQRSQQPCSPPAGAATRDSVIVDCSHSPVTQCTSLSLLSPTTHSLPLLSGGLCGTKTRYPERSLPEEDWRAQREGLEGTFFSVGANERVSSPDQGAFVSRSSLNYNVRKIDPGLEPAGESNVHCAEMDKVRALSPSHSHDESSPHHPPKREGGKDSSVEQEMQSHTEGATLPYEHRKSTERGKDKQRESKTRDSTGSPLLSPEFEKECVRARSRKSDKCLYSSSPSYGSPLTLLENESDSDQSNYSVARMSDSLKPRLVMQPSKISLLQTSAILEYLSLPGFIEMSVDEPVDEAADPAWPSIDERSENLLQGELDMVSKDWETQDSETKSSPKNAEDRPLGSQSADSGPSEGLECRHSSVLDTRERGLKVRASNKNIKRSLRSESETEQSYHLELQPLLPDKTPSSGLEAQLARTDLSQTLVHTAKDVADVLSRAPECFTSRQEPALEQSQRLDTQGNRTNRISSRIYQAPMPFMKKSLSLGPSGTLSVMGPPRPHLKKSISLGSQRWEHYESPRNYVSEKCYRDEFPNPDVRIKSFSLGRTSAYPFSSRPGPFWRGSATFRPQSTRSLESPPCPERSSVTPPRLAPLPPPMEPLRHPEASASTRRQSSDPRRQATAFPDSSRWPMTYQEALRSVQHKSAPRDPSQFQVFPRQLMRVEYPRPLESKRGPPRAFLPRGYSWPSPYHSPFPPREPEGGGQRERESGKGAEVEIRDCRDGKEGRASYASQSSGRGSVGPSYTHAFLRQSLSLTPTLPSSPETTEESEMHKAEMELQSRRLAKRRNTSVDESYEWDATDLAVESEFLEATKTDYAQEGVGKGRGERRYRPCSTAGLRDPRSKGLFPSVSPPLSTPPRGLYARSLSEARFNALRQEYQEYRRTQESICSRDPCLSPDPDLDPNTALL